Proteins encoded within one genomic window of Merismopedia glauca CCAP 1448/3:
- the dnaB gene encoding replicative DNA helicase — protein MTSAYQHQNPTEFFSTPALPPQNIDAEEGILGGILLDPNAISRIASILTPEMFYISSHQQLYRAASTLYQQCQPTDLMHIATWLRDRQLLEQIGGTAKIAQLIERTVSAVNIDALAHLVKDKYIRRQIIATGNQIALLGYETSAELAQCQAEAERLVYTIGAKNTKIDEGAYPVGDALMELYSQWERADEPPLLPTGLYDLDALIGGLRRGDLTIIAGRPSMGKTQVGVYLAHQVAVVKKQPVVFFSAEMSRDKLLCRFVAHVSGLDASRLLNHKILDSEWHSLAQAVGLLSQSQLRIDSTTNPTISHMRGQLQKTLSEAGSVGLVVLDYLQLLGNSSANRVQELDEIAKGCKALAKEFDVPFIALSQLNRGVEARNNKRPMMSDIRDSGAIEQTADVVLLLYRDEYYHSDTSDRALMEIAVGKNRDGETGIAKLLFDPKVSGFKNLARGGEK, from the coding sequence ATGACATCAGCTTACCAACACCAAAACCCCACCGAGTTCTTCTCAACCCCAGCCTTACCCCCTCAAAACATAGATGCCGAAGAGGGAATCCTAGGAGGAATCCTGCTCGACCCCAACGCCATCTCTCGCATCGCCTCCATCTTGACTCCGGAGATGTTCTACATCTCATCCCATCAACAACTCTATCGAGCAGCCAGTACTCTTTACCAGCAATGCCAGCCGACAGACTTAATGCACATCGCCACCTGGCTGCGCGATCGCCAATTATTAGAGCAAATCGGCGGCACCGCCAAAATAGCGCAATTAATCGAACGTACCGTGAGCGCGGTCAATATTGATGCCCTAGCCCATCTAGTCAAAGACAAATACATCAGACGGCAAATCATCGCCACCGGAAACCAGATTGCTTTGCTAGGATACGAAACCTCAGCCGAACTAGCCCAATGCCAAGCCGAAGCCGAACGGTTAGTTTATACCATTGGAGCCAAAAATACCAAAATTGACGAAGGAGCCTACCCAGTCGGCGATGCCCTGATGGAACTATACAGCCAATGGGAACGAGCCGACGAGCCACCCTTACTGCCCACCGGACTGTACGACCTAGATGCCCTAATTGGTGGACTGCGAAGAGGAGACTTAACCATCATCGCAGGTCGCCCCTCAATGGGCAAAACTCAAGTAGGGGTCTATTTGGCTCACCAAGTCGCCGTAGTCAAAAAACAACCAGTAGTATTCTTTAGCGCCGAGATGAGCCGAGACAAGCTATTATGCCGCTTTGTAGCCCACGTTTCTGGACTAGATGCATCTAGACTACTCAACCACAAAATCCTTGACTCGGAGTGGCACAGTTTAGCCCAAGCCGTAGGGCTACTTAGTCAAAGCCAACTAAGAATTGACTCCACCACCAATCCCACCATCAGCCACATGAGAGGTCAACTGCAAAAGACACTTAGCGAAGCAGGTTCAGTCGGACTAGTAGTTCTAGATTACCTGCAACTGTTAGGAAATAGTTCAGCCAACCGAGTCCAGGAACTAGACGAAATCGCCAAAGGCTGCAAAGCCCTAGCCAAAGAATTCGACGTGCCATTTATAGCTTTATCCCAACTCAATCGGGGTGTAGAAGCCAGAAATAACAAACGTCCCATGATGTCAGACATTCGAGATTCAGGAGCCATCGAACAAACCGCCGATGTAGTTCTGCTCCTATATCGAGACGAATACTACCACAGTGATACATCAGATCGGGCACTGATGGAAATAGCAGTCGGCAAAAACCGCGATGGAGAAACAGGGATAGCCAAACTACTGTTCGATCCCAAAGTATCTGGATTCAAGAATTTAGCTAGAGGAGGCGAAAAATGA